DNA from Laspinema palackyanum D2c:
GGTTGTGTTCCAATTGTTCGTCGCACTGGGGGTTTAGTGGATACCGTCAGTCACCATGATCCCGTGAATAAACAAGGGACAGGTTACTGTTTCGATCGCTATGAAACTTTAGACCTATTTACCTGCATGATTCGCGCCTGGGAAGGCTATCGTTATCAGGATTATTGGCAACAACTCCAAATCCGAGGGATGCAGCAGGACTTTAGCTGGAATAAATCCGCCAAAGAGTATGTCAAGATGTATCATTCCATCTATGGCATTACCGAAGAACCCGACGAAGCCCTTGAAGCAGCAGAAAGCGCTCAATCTTAGGCAATGATTAGATGCTGAAATAGCCAGGACTAAAAGCCGGGTTTCTCTTCCTAATTTATGGCATTTCTGGCCAGAATTTGGGCAAGAAACCCGGTTTATAGCTGTTACCTTCCTAAAATTTGAGCGCGGATGAAATCTTCGGGATTTTCTGCCACCCATCCCTGGTCCGAAGTAGCGCGAACTTCAAAATGGAGATGGGGTTCAGTGCTATCAGGATTCCCCGAGTAACCAACCCTGCCGATTTGTTGAGACTGCCGCACCTGTTCACCCAGGGTCACCGAGATTTCACTCAAATGGGCGTAGCGAGTTTGTTTACCCCCGGCATGATTAATCACAATGAGATTGCCATAGGCACCGCGATCGCCTGCAAAAACAACCACCCCATTATCCCCCGCTAAGACTGGGGTTCCGATCGCCGCCTTGTAATCAATCCCACTATGAAACTTCGGTTCTCCACTGCCTGAATTTAACCGAGTATAGCCAAATCTTAAAATCGGTTCCGCTTCGACCGGGAGGGGATAACCGGGAATAGGATTCAAAGTCGGATCCACAAAAGATGTCACAGTTCCGGACCCTTCTGGATTGGTACTGGACCAGATGACTCCGGGAACAAAAACAACCAGAGGAGGGGAAACTAAACAGCCATTATTATCAAAAATTGCTGCTGCGGGGATCTTATAAATTGCTTCTAAGTCATTCCAACTTTGTCCCGGTTGGACTCGGACCTCTATCCCATCAAAAGGAGCAATCCGAATGGATGTTCCCACCGGCGCTAAACCACTTTGTAGAGGCGGATTCATCCCCATCAGGGTTTCTGGTTTCAGTTCATATTGGGCGGCAATACTTTCGACTGTTTCACCGTTCGCAATCTGATGACGTTGAATGCGATCGAGTGCCGGAAGTCCCAACATGGCCGGACAATTATTTGTCGGCGTTTCGGTATTGGCCGTGGCACTCCAGGGAGTCAGGGTTAGGGAGAGAAGGGTG
Protein-coding regions in this window:
- a CDS encoding peptidoglycan DD-metalloendopeptidase family protein; amino-acid sequence: MMLSRWLIFLPTLLSLTLTPWSATANTETPTNNCPAMLGLPALDRIQRHQIANGETVESIAAQYELKPETLMGMNPPLQSGLAPVGTSIRIAPFDGIEVRVQPGQSWNDLEAIYKIPAAAIFDNNGCLVSPPLVVFVPGVIWSSTNPEGSGTVTSFVDPTLNPIPGYPLPVEAEPILRFGYTRLNSGSGEPKFHSGIDYKAAIGTPVLAGDNGVVVFAGDRGAYGNLIVINHAGGKQTRYAHLSEISVTLGEQVRQSQQIGRVGYSGNPDSTEPHLHFEVRATSDQGWVAENPEDFIRAQILGR